Proteins from a single region of Streptomyces spectabilis:
- a CDS encoding nitroreductase family protein produces MEFSEVVRRRRMVRYYSDRPLDPAVVERILASALRAPSAGFSQGWAFLALTDPADRARFWPFVPTRVEQTPSMQQAPLVVVPLAHKAAYLERYAQPDKGWEDRAEARWPAPYWHIDTGMAALLMLLTAVDEGLGACFFGIMPEHLGPFRAEFGIPDEYAPIGGVTVGYRADDLPAQSSRIDARRRGVEEVVHRGHWGRRARPSADS; encoded by the coding sequence ATGGAGTTCTCCGAGGTTGTCCGGCGCCGGCGCATGGTCCGGTACTACTCCGACAGGCCGTTGGACCCCGCGGTGGTCGAGCGGATCCTCGCCTCCGCCCTGCGCGCGCCGTCGGCGGGCTTCTCGCAGGGCTGGGCGTTCCTCGCGCTGACCGACCCCGCCGACCGCGCCCGCTTCTGGCCGTTCGTGCCGACGCGGGTCGAGCAGACTCCGTCGATGCAGCAGGCTCCGCTGGTCGTGGTTCCGCTGGCCCACAAGGCGGCCTATCTCGAACGCTACGCCCAGCCCGACAAGGGCTGGGAGGACCGCGCCGAAGCCCGCTGGCCCGCCCCCTACTGGCACATCGACACGGGCATGGCCGCGCTGCTGATGCTCCTGACCGCGGTCGACGAGGGCCTGGGCGCCTGCTTCTTCGGCATCATGCCCGAGCATCTGGGGCCGTTCCGGGCCGAGTTCGGGATCCCTGACGAGTACGCCCCCATCGGCGGGGTCACGGTGGGCTATCGCGCCGACGACCTGCCCGCTCAGAGTTCCCGTATCGACGCGCGGCGGCGTGGCGTGGAGGAAGTCGTCCACCGCGGGCACTGGGGTCGGCGGGCACGGCCCTCGGCGGACTCCTGA
- the rsgA gene encoding ribosome small subunit-dependent GTPase A: MHSLVSSSFPSPQSSPSSALSALGWDASFDALFTEHAAAGLAPARVVRVDRGRCDVLTATGPVRAASRGLERGDPAHAVCTGDWVALRQGPEPDLVALLPRRGAITRAGADRTSRGQVLAANVDTVVVAVSLADVLKAGRIERLLALAWDSGARPVIALTKLDLADDSAAVHAEVGGLAPGIDIVATSSTTGEGLDVLTATVTGTTVLLGPSGAGKSTLANALLGQDRMDTCAVRAADGKGRHTTVHRELLVLPGGGVLIDTPGLRGIGLQGAADGVDQVFAEIHEHARGCAFRDCTHESEPGCAVQEAIADGQLSERRLAGYRKLQRESAWAAAREAARPTGKRSDFHKSITRHQRATRRFFDQQQ; this comes from the coding sequence GTGCATTCCCTGGTTTCATCCTCTTTTCCGTCCCCGCAGTCCTCTCCGTCGTCGGCGCTGTCCGCGCTGGGCTGGGACGCCTCGTTCGACGCGCTGTTCACCGAGCACGCCGCGGCCGGTCTCGCCCCGGCCCGCGTGGTGCGCGTGGACCGCGGCCGCTGTGATGTCCTGACCGCCACCGGTCCCGTACGGGCCGCGAGCCGCGGCCTGGAGCGCGGCGACCCGGCGCACGCCGTGTGCACCGGCGACTGGGTGGCCCTGCGCCAGGGCCCGGAGCCCGACCTGGTGGCGCTGCTGCCCCGGCGCGGTGCGATCACCCGCGCGGGCGCCGACCGCACCTCCCGCGGGCAGGTCCTCGCCGCGAACGTCGACACCGTCGTGGTCGCCGTCTCGCTGGCCGACGTGCTCAAGGCGGGCCGGATCGAGCGCCTGCTCGCGCTCGCCTGGGACAGCGGCGCGCGCCCCGTCATCGCCCTGACCAAGCTCGATCTGGCCGATGACAGCGCCGCCGTCCACGCCGAGGTCGGCGGCCTCGCGCCCGGCATCGACATCGTCGCCACCAGCTCCACGACGGGTGAGGGCCTGGACGTCCTGACCGCCACCGTCACCGGTACGACCGTCCTGCTCGGCCCCTCCGGGGCGGGCAAGTCCACCTTGGCCAACGCCCTGTTGGGCCAGGACCGCATGGACACCTGCGCGGTGCGGGCGGCGGACGGCAAGGGCCGGCACACCACCGTCCACCGCGAACTGCTGGTCCTGCCCGGCGGCGGCGTCCTGATCGACACCCCCGGTCTGCGCGGCATCGGCCTCCAGGGCGCCGCCGACGGCGTGGACCAGGTCTTCGCCGAGATCCACGAGCACGCGCGAGGCTGCGCCTTCCGTGACTGCACCCATGAATCCGAGCCCGGGTGCGCCGTCCAGGAAGCCATCGCCGACGGGCAGTTGAGCGAGCGCCGCCTGGCCGGATACCGCAAGCTCCAGCGCGAGAGCGCCTGGGCCGCCGCCCGTGAAGCGGCGCGGCCCACCGGCAAACGATCGGATTTCCACAAGTCGATCACCCGTCATCAGCGGGCCACCCGGCGCTTCTTCGACCAGCAGCAGTAG
- a CDS encoding GNAT family N-acetyltransferase: MSTRRQWLTRAETSADIPTIRAINRAAFETPLEADLVDALRADSSWIEGLSIVATDDDGELVGHALLTRCHIDDTPALCLAPVAVRPEYQKTGAGSAAIRAALEAAKDKGEHFVVVLGHPDYYPRFGFGRASAHGIRLTIDVPDEAVMALTLDADHQLSGGTVRYAAPFGI, encoded by the coding sequence ATGAGCACCCGTCGTCAGTGGCTCACCCGAGCCGAGACCAGCGCCGACATCCCCACCATCCGCGCCATCAACCGCGCCGCCTTCGAGACCCCGCTGGAGGCCGACCTCGTCGACGCGCTCCGTGCCGACTCCTCCTGGATCGAGGGCCTGTCCATCGTCGCCACCGACGACGACGGCGAGCTCGTCGGGCACGCGCTGCTGACCCGCTGCCACATCGACGACACCCCGGCCCTGTGCCTGGCCCCCGTCGCCGTGCGGCCCGAGTACCAGAAGACCGGCGCCGGCTCCGCCGCCATTCGCGCGGCGCTCGAGGCGGCCAAGGACAAGGGCGAGCACTTCGTCGTCGTCCTCGGACACCCGGACTACTATCCGCGGTTCGGCTTCGGCCGCGCCTCCGCCCACGGCATCCGGCTGACCATCGACGTCCCGGACGAGGCCGTGATGGCCCTCACCCTCGACGCCGACCACCAGCTGTCCGGCGGAACCGTCCGCTACGCCGCGCCGTTCGGCATCTGA